In the genome of Abditibacteriota bacterium, one region contains:
- a CDS encoding peptidylprolyl isomerase — MKRLIISFVILALAISACSVFGAPAKAAKTKTKAPVTAAAPAKAAAPAVVAPQKGESHDAFMERVLAMPDNTIIARVDGVPITKGQLIKQLWMGQATTELESLCEKNALYGEIKKAGITVSDAEVEEEINKAFAANQITDVDAYLASKGISKSRLMSDMRMNLLVKKYADVKFAATKDDVKDYIKASHILIKFDPADPEEEQDAKCLAKIQEVNAKLKAGEDFAELAKEYSEDNTASKGGSLGWFDQSVNYVPEFKTAVFALEEGQVSEPVKTDFGYHLIKVDKLGKNADKADLEEINTSSSFSSKRSQEMNKWYNDIMDKKQIENYLAAPSAKE, encoded by the coding sequence ATGAAAAGACTGATCATATCCTTTGTCATCCTTGCCCTGGCCATTTCGGCCTGCAGCGTGTTCGGCGCTCCCGCCAAGGCTGCCAAGACCAAGACCAAGGCTCCTGTCACGGCTGCCGCTCCTGCCAAGGCCGCCGCTCCCGCGGTGGTAGCTCCCCAGAAGGGTGAGAGCCATGACGCATTTATGGAAAGAGTGCTGGCCATGCCGGACAACACCATCATAGCCAGAGTGGACGGAGTGCCCATCACCAAGGGTCAGCTGATAAAGCAGCTCTGGATGGGTCAGGCCACCACCGAGCTGGAATCTCTCTGTGAGAAGAACGCTCTCTATGGCGAGATCAAAAAGGCCGGCATCACCGTATCCGACGCCGAGGTAGAGGAAGAGATCAACAAGGCCTTTGCCGCCAATCAGATCACCGACGTGGACGCCTATCTCGCTTCCAAGGGCATCAGCAAATCCCGCCTCATGTCCGACATGAGGATGAACCTGCTGGTGAAGAAATACGCCGACGTCAAGTTCGCAGCTACCAAGGATGACGTGAAGGACTATATCAAGGCAAGCCATATACTCATCAAGTTTGACCCGGCAGATCCCGAGGAAGAGCAGGATGCCAAGTGTCTGGCCAAGATACAAGAGGTGAACGCCAAGCTGAAGGCCGGCGAAGACTTTGCCGAGCTCGCCAAGGAATACTCCGAAGACAACACTGCCTCAAAGGGCGGCTCTCTGGGATGGTTTGACCAGAGCGTGAACTACGTGCCCGAATTCAAGACGGCAGTGTTTGCTCTGGAGGAAGGACAGGTGTCCGAGCCCGTGAAGACAGACTTTGGCTATCACCTGATCAAGGTGGACAAGCTGGGCAAGAACGCCGACAAGGCGGACCTGGAAGAGATCAATACCTCTTCTTCCTTCTCCTCCAAACGGAGTCAGGAGATGAACAAGTGGTACAATGATATCATGGACAAAAAGCAGATAGAGAACTATCTGGCTGCTCCCTCCGCCAAGGAATAA